In Nicotiana tabacum cultivar K326 chromosome 2, ASM71507v2, whole genome shotgun sequence, the following proteins share a genomic window:
- the LOC107794605 gene encoding glycerol-3-phosphate acyltransferase 1-like: MTLPVKNMVFPMVLLRLAEWLVYKLLANSCYRAAMKVKNSGFFFRNSSFRSSHQIPLYPSLNKCNLHGRKSETVACDIQGTLLRSESFFPYFMLVAFEGGSIFRAFFLLLSSPLLLVLDYELKLRVMIFITFCGLRLKDMDSVGRAVLPKFYLENLNVHVYEVLKSAGCRVVFTSVPRLMVEGFLKEYLSVDSVKGTELHAVGSYFTGLVSSSGILVKHKAIKEFLGEKKPDIGIGNSSLLDHLFISLCKEAYVVNKEDEKSSSILAREKYPKPLVFHDGRLAFLPTPLATLAMFIWLPIGILLAIFRLFIGICLPYKIAIFLGTLSGVKLRLKGTDPPRSENGKGVLYVCTHRTLLDPVFLSTSLGKPLTAVTYSLSKMSEILAPIKTVRLTRSRTKDAEAMQRLLSEGDLVVCPEGTTCREPYLLRFSSLFAELADEIVPVAMNTNVSMFYGTTASGLKCLDPIFFLMNPRPSYTIEILGKVPKELTCAGGKSSYEVANYIQRQLATALGFECTNLTRKDKYLMLAGNEGVVDNQDSRIVVNPSN; this comes from the exons ATGACATTACCAGTGAAAAATATGGTTTTTCCAATGGTACTACTAAGGCTAGCAGAATGGCTAGTGTACAAACTTCTAGCAAACTCATGTTACAGAGCTGCAATGAAAGTTAAAAACTCTGGTTTCTTTTTCAGAAACTCCTCTTTTAGATCATCTCATCAAATACCTTTGTACCCTAGTTTAAACAAGTGTAATTTACATGGAAGAAAATCAGAAACAGTTGCATGTGACATTCAGGGCACACTTCTTAGATCTGAATCTTTCTTCCCATATTTCATGTTAGTTGCTTTTGAAGGTGGTAGCATTTTCAGAGCCTTTTTCTTACTTCTATCAAGTCCCCTTTTATTGGTTCTTGATTATGAACTTAAACTAAGAGTTATGATCTTTATTACATTCTGTGGGCTAAGATTAAAGGACATGGACAGTGTTGGAAGAGCTGTTTTGCCTAAGTTTTATCTTGAAAATTTAAATGTTCATGTTTATGAGGTGTTAAAATCAGCAGGGTGTAGGGTGGTTTTCACAAGTGTGCCTAGACTTATGGTGGAAGGTTTTCTTAAGGAGTATTTGAGTGTTGATAGTGTTAAAGGAACTGAGTTGCATGCTGTTGGGAGCTATTTTACTGGATTAGTATCAAGTTCTGGGATACTTGTAAAACATAAAGCAATTAAGGAATTCCTTGGAGAAAAGAAACCAGATATTGGCATTGGAAATTCAAGTCTTCTTGATCATCTATTTATCTCCCTTTGCAAG GAAGCTTACGTGGTAAACAAGGAGGACGAAAAAAGTAGTTCAATATTGGCAAGGGAGAAATATCCAAAACCACTAGTATTTCATGATGGAAGGCTAGCTTTTCTACCTACACCTCTTGCAACATTAGCCATGTTCATTTGGCTTCCAATTGGAATACTATTAGCAATATTCAGACTCTTTATTGGCATATGTTTGCCTTACAAGATAGCCATTTTCTTGGGCACTTTAAGTGGTGTGAAGCTAAGGTTAAAGGGTACTGATCCTCCAAGATCAGAAAATGGCAAAGGAGTACTCTATGTTTGCACTCATAGAACACTTTTGGACCCTGTTTTCCTTAGTACATCTTTGGGAAAGCCTTTGACAGCAGTGACCTATAGCTTAAGCAAAATGTCTGAGATTCTTGCTCCTATAAAAACTGTGAGATTGACAAGATCAAGAACGAAAGACGCTGAGGCCATGCAGAGATTGCTCAGTGAAG GTGACTTAGTTGTTTGTCCAGAAGGAACCACATGCAGGGAACCATATCTTTTAAGGTTCAGCTCTTTGTTTGCAGAATTAGCTGATGAGATTGTACCTGTGGCTATGAACACAAATGTGAGCATGTTTTATGGGACTACTGCTAGTGGACTCAAATGTTTGGaccctattttctttttgatgaATCCAAGACCTTCTTACACTATTGAGATTCTTGGGAAAGTGCCCAAAGAGTTGACTTGTGCTGGTGGAAAATCTAGCTATGAGGTGGCTAATTACATACAGAGACAACTAGCTACTGCATTGGGATTTGAGTGCACTAATCTTACAAGAAAGGACAAGTATTTAATGCTAGCTGGGAATGAAGGGGTAGTTGATAATCAGGATTCAAGAATAGTAGTAAATCCTAGTAATTAA